Below is a genomic region from Cotesia glomerata isolate CgM1 linkage group LG5, MPM_Cglom_v2.3, whole genome shotgun sequence.
TTTACTCCAATTCCAactcgtaattttatttcttaaatctttaataaattcttgagaatactctttataaaattctaactaaTTTTCTGGGACTTAATCCACgccattaaatatttttataaataattccaataaaataataattttagtcctcaatagttcaatatataaaatgaccgcgtggaatttttcgattaataaataattaataaaataatttttctcaatgtaaaataaatttacgaaaaattatccacgggtaaTTTGATCTCAATGGCGTCGAAACTCAGTAACtgattctcaataaattatattaaataaataatactttcttgtaataaataatattaaataataataattcaattgttcttacaaataaattatcacgTGAAATAATTGccaggaatttgcgcgctcaaaatggacgccgaTGTTCGTTAGTGCGTAGCAAGCCTTGATCTCGGGTATACGAGCGGCGCTTGCCCGATCGTGAGCTGCCGATTGGAATTATTCTCGGTgttcagaaattaaattaatattttatcaataaaaaatgaatttattcaaGCCAATCTAGGATGTTAATGATTATTAACTGGccgaatcaataatttaatttctcacgaCTCCTAAACccaagaggtctagaacattcttCGGGTATAAGATCCCCAAGAAGAATGCTCACAATGCTAACGAATaagatttaattacaattaattaattatttaattattattaggcaaaatattataaacaattaaattatcaaaaatttgatttaataatgagaagtagtaaaattgatgagccgggtatacGACCCCCTTGGCTCATCAAAGAAATCAAAGTCTCAATACCTGTGTAGTTTTTGTGCTTGAAGAACTCACGGGCTTCCTTGTTGGACTTTTGGATGTTACTTGTTTGTACACTTCACTAGTTCTATCTAGTCGCCACTACTCAACTGACCAAGAAACCCAAAATTTCCCCCACTTAATGCTAGTCGAGTCCCAAAGACCGAAACGCGCCAGCGCTGCGTCGACTAATTATCACGCGTGTGCGGTTTTACCGTCACAAGGTAAATAGCCCTGTTACAACTTTTTgtcgatttctttcgtcaactataactcacaaacgaatcaaccgatttcgatcGGCTTGAGAGCGATCGACATGGtcttttcgatgtaaaaagctGATTCAGCGAAATCAGATATGCAAAATCCATTAGTAGGACGAGTTGGTATGGAATGccctataaaaaaatacatacatacataaagtTTTGAACCATATtcattttctgaatccgcttgaTGAGCTGAGtagaaatatagcaaaattatTCGAAAGTTCCATCATGgagaccaatgcaatagttagatttctatgaaatttactaaaaaaaaaccgaacaaaaagaaattaacGCATTTACCTTAGACGTTCAAGCTGTTCAACTAGTCCCGTATATAGGAGCCAAGGCATCTTACTTTAAGCAGTAGCTAACTGTTCACCAattcacaatttataattgaaaaaaattctgaaagtaACTACTACGTATGGCATGAAGGCAAAGGCCGAATGGATTCTAATATTTTTGCGTCGGGCATTTTCAACTTTCCAGTAGACTTCATAAAAATCTTACTATTTCATTGGTCCTTATGACAAACTGTTTGAAAACTTTTGTTATATTTCTTCTCAGCTCGTCCagcggattcagaaaatgcatatggttcaaaagtttagaaatgtatgtatttatatatcgGTCACTCCATTTCAAATCAacaaatagttggaatcgacccctttcgatttggacgAATTTTGtccagaagttttcttttatcatattaCAAAGTTCTgccaaggaaaaaaaaataaaaaaggttttttaaaaagatatgcaaattttaaatttcgcaattattccagtttttcaaatttgttatTGTAATATCGCAAACGTTATAGAGATACAAAAATAGCATTTTGTTTGATTATAGACACTTAGGACtatgaaaaaagaaatattttggaaaaaatttctgaaaaatgccaaatttgtcaaattttcgaatattgaaaattgttaaaaatgacattcgaagttaaaattttagctcatttaacttcccgctgaaaaaatcgaaaattttcaaaaatcgggaagttattgatttcaccctgtttttcgaaaatcgagttttcatcggatctcgtCGTTTCGAGGTTCTAGGAAGCTTCCATGACTATTCTCGCGACGGTATCTGTATTTCTGTATGTatctatgtatgtatgtgtgtgtgtgtgtgcgtgtgtgtgcgtgtgtgtgtgtgtgtgtgttttttttttttttttaggggggggaatcctttttacggattctaggcatagctgtttggcctggatatgtggcgactcgacgcagcgtcatactaactcgacactaacgcccctacccactaagccccttttccttctttcctctaatccctcatggaaaccgccgtcaggcattacttcgtgaagggaagatctagctactgctcttccttctggtggctaaggtgttaactacctgtTAACTAcccgaaatgccagcatttgtaGCATTGGGTAGGTTTCCTCGTGGCTCTAATTCGGCAGTTGACCCAGCCAATTCGGATTTTACAGCTTCCTTCTAATATCTTCTGAGCTGCTGCAGCCGGTAGTGTCACGACAGCGGTTtgggtacctctgtaggctttGCGGATCTTGATTGTCTCTGGTAGTATTTCGCAGAGCTCCTTGATTACCGTATGCAGGGCAGCCTAAATATCCTCCTTTGTTGTGGTGTCATCTAGGTCTCGAATCTCGATGTTTTcttgtggccctttgcagatcactttggcctcctccttaagaATGTTTGCGATGGTATGTTGCAGGCCTTGGCCTTTGTCCACGCACTTCCGCGAAATCGTAATCAGCAAGTCCCcgcttctggtcttgttgatcttgtCCACTGTTGTGCGAACTTGCTCATCAGGGACGTCCTTCTTTATGCGACGCAAAATCTCGGCGTACTTTGctttctcggccgggcggatgatcagtgcgtcaggtctgatccatttgagcGGTTTTATgcgcttaggctccggcctGGGCTTCTTTGGAGGCTCCTTTGGGAGCTGTTCTTTGGCTAGCCTCCGTTTCTCTTTCCTTGTGTGGACATCTTTCCAATCAGTCGCGTCTTTTTTTTCGGCGTTCTGCTTCATCACGTTTTTCGGAGGACTTGGTTTCAAGTCCTTTCTCTTCGTCAATCGCCCATCTATTCCATCTGGGGAGTTTCGGTCCTTCCTCATGTTAGACTTGTTGGAAGTATGACCTTCGTCTTTAGCATCAGATTCACCGTCAGCATCGCCTCCGGTGTCTATTGATTCTTCGATCTCCACAGCAAGTTGACTGCTCTTCTCCGGCGTAAAACGAGGAGTGAGTTGTCGAGGTGActgccattcttcgtccagttttttAAACCTTCGATGGGCGTTAACAACCCCGGTTgccttggtctttatctctttatggatattgacctttgaTTGGACAAACTCATGCAGTTCGCTGGTCAGCTTTTCGAGGcgttccagcgcttgcgtcCGCTTCATCTCAGCGCTTACGGTAATCGCTGCTTCTTGGGCGTGAGGCCCACTAATACTCCTGTccttttcttgatttttcgtTTCTTCCATGGTTTTGAGTGATACTCCAAAGCAAAAGGTCGTCTCCGAACGCGATGCCTCCGGAAATGGAGGGGTGATCACTCTTACAGCTACCTCCATTGCTATGAGAGCTTTCGGTCATTGAAGCGGGAAATCTTAACCGCTTCGACCCTGCACCTGCTTCCTTCATCGGCTTCCTCTTGCTCCCGTGGGTGCGGCACGTAGATGCCGGGAGTTACCACGTACACCGCGCTATAAGGATCATTTCGCACATCTCTTTCGAGCAGCGTCACCTTATCGACTTGCATACGTGACCCTAGGTCAGATGGTGTGACCAACCCTTCCTGCCAAAAGGagagttttcgttttttaccgcgagagctattttatttcgctcttACCCTCTGCTCCGAAGAACAGCGAGCTTTCTCCGACCCACAAGGATACACGGACGGTGGCTGTTACTCTTCAGCTCCGATGCCTGATTTGGTCCGCGAgggctattttatttcgcccCAATCCACCGATCTTACGACCGGTTAGGACCTCCCTATCCACCACCTGGGGACGCGCCCGGTGGAAGTTTGGCTTCTTCCGACtggtgtgtatgtgtgtgttagggtgtttcaaaaaaatcggcttttgtgattttttcaaatggcCAGCAAATTCTCTCACAGAATGCCAAAATAATGACCTTGTCAAAATTTGAGTTCTTAATTTGAAGATTTACAGGTCGCGGATCGTAATTTTCTATTCCCCCTTAAAAATATAGGAAAAAAAGGTTTTCaactttagaattttatatctttggaTCGAATCAACTTATGGCAATGATCACCTCGGATTCTTATGTAGAATTGAACGCTTAACgaaaaaggtctcttatcatttttccATATATTGATTCCTTCCCGAGTTATTCAAagtcaaagtttaattttcatcgTATTTTCgggttttttttaacttttatcgtACAATTAtgattaagtaaaaaaagaaacattgtttattttaaaatatatgaaatttcTATAATACGGTTAGTATAAATTAGtgacaaattttataatacacaatatttacttattactaccgacaaaaaaatattgtgatgAATTCATGATGTTTAGTAAAAAGGTATTGTTGACAACTACTTTGTTTAAACGATCGATTCTTATCtgatttttaattggttaTCAATTCTGTGATCCCTCTGCTGGTAAGTGCTGATAACATGTGTCAAAATTGTGCTTGTTCATTAGTGCATCGATTACGAAGAAATATATACGTATTTGTTTGAAACAATGtttgtttaataattcaaagtggactttattatttctatttatttacaagctgacttaaaatttattatcatgagAGAAGAAATCTATTTAATTGGTCAAATGAATCAAGATTTTGTCGGAAGAAAGCTTCCATTACTCAAAGAGGTTATGTCGATCTTCTTTTACCACCATAAAACctgtaatttaacaattaaacaaAGTTCAGCAAGTACGACAAAACAACTGATAGAACTTTGGCGAAAAACAGGTATTTCACTACGTCAAGAATCTTCTATAATTTTGTCAATAATTCGATCTCATAACAGATGGATACTTTTATCAAAGAGTAAACGTCAGAAAAAATCTCCAACACAAAAGAAGAAAGagtcaattttttgtaatgatttgaaaaaattgtttgatatTTCCCATGCTAATGTTCTCAATGAAATTGATGctacaaaaaaacattttttggaaaGCCAAAGAAAACCAtctcgacgtggttttataaACGATTTTGGGCCTATTACTGAAGATATGGAAATTTGTTGTTTAGATCAGAGTGAAACAAATGCAAATAGAGATGGTaagatttttatctttattttgtttttaaataaatatcgatgaatgatacaatcttttttattaaaatgatatttattaatcttaaGATTAAATTTGGAGGTTATTTAGGTCTTGATTACATGAATGATACCGATTTCCGATTTTTGATTAGTTCTGTTTGATGCTGTCAGGGTGCGTGGTTGTTAGTACGCGGTAATATTCAAAGAtctatttgaattattaacatatttttttaattatttcattgctaaaatttcttataatggcatatttttttatttgtctataaccgaaattaatcaaatatttgaaaatgatatctttcgtttaaaaaaaaaattataaaagtagacataattttattgaaaaatagttaCTAGTTAGAGTAATATTGAtgataaatcattaaaataataatttatcatcaatAGAGTCTGTAAAGtctataatttttgtttaaaaattttatctgattttttattgtagttgtatttcatttcaatttgAACGTTTTAGAAAATGAGGCACTTATGAATACTGAGACCCTTCTTCTCAGCCAAAAATCAAAATCTACCGTTTCTACCGTTAGTCAAATTTCTAACAATATCTCTGATTTTGAAGacgaattaaaaaagaaatcaaaaCGAAAAGCACCTCTAATGAATATCATGACACCGGAACTTGCAGCTGCCCTTGATCGTGGAAAAGTTAGCAGCAGAAATGCCGTATATATTTTAGCTGCTACTCTCAAAAGTACTGGCATTGATATGAAAGGCTGTAAATTGAGTCATTCGACAATTCATCGAGCTCGCAAAAAATTTCGAAGTGATATGGCTGCTAAATTGAAAGATGGACTCAAAAACCAGGATAATTTTGTGCTACATTGGGACGGGAAAATATTACCTGATATAGTTGGTACGGAAAAAGTTGATAGACTGCCAATTATTATATCGTCATCAGGCAGTGAACAACTGTTAGGTGTACCCAAAATGAAATCTGGAACTGCTAAAAATCAGGCTGATGCTATTGTGAAAATTCTATTCGATTGGGGTATTTCTCGTAAAATAGTAGGACTGTCTTTCGACACGGCGGCTGTTAATACAggtattaattcattttattgttttcttaaaaactttatcatgatataatataaaattaatatcgtATCATTTGcattaatatttagatttgAACTGGTCATTAtcgtataaattaatttttcacttatgttaaattatatattttgttatcTAGGAATTCACGGTGGAACTTGTAAACTGATTGAAGACgagttggaaaaaaaattggtatatCTACCATGCAGacatcatatttttgaaatagtattaaaaaaattgtttgaaatcTATTGGCCCGTTTCATCCGGCCCAAATGTACCAATTTTTTTACGGTTTAAAAATAAGTGGAGTAATTTCAACACCTCAAATTATACCCCAGGAATTTTGGATCCAATCATACTCAATGCTCTTGAAGATGTGAAAGAAGAAACAGTAACGTTTATCACGAATCAGTTACAAGTAAGGTTATagttataatatattcaaatgtTTTTAGATATTGTGTGCAAGTTTTAAGCGTATAtcttgaattatattttttgagtttaaaatttaaaaaaatagttcagtaaaaatttatattttaaataatttcgagtaatatataagataaaatttgcGGATCACTTATCATAtctattgattattttattaactaatttttaggTAGCACAACCAAGAGATGATTACTGTGAACTTCTGGAGCTATCATTACTATTCTTGAATACTACTTCATCtacacaaatttcttttaaacgACCTGGTGCTATGCACCACGCTCGTTGGATGGCAAAAGCCAtctattctttaaaaatattcatgttCCGCAATCAATTTAACCTTAACTTTAAAGAAATAACCGGAATACGACAAATTTGCATTTTTGTTCTAAGATTTTATATACCAACATGGTTTCAGGCTTCATCTGGCATATTAGCACCGaataatgatttaactttAATGAAAGACTTATTACTTTACAGCCAAAACAATCCTTCTTTTGCTAAAATTGCCGCTGAAAAAATGTCCGATCACTTATGGTACCTATCTGAGGAATTAGTTGTTTTTTCGTTATTCGA
It encodes:
- the LOC123265020 gene encoding uncharacterized protein LOC123265020, with the protein product MEICCLDQSETNANRDENEALMNTETLLLSQKSKSTVSTVSQISNNISDFEDELKKKSKRKAPLMNIMTPELAAALDRGKVSSRNAVYILAATLKSTGIDMKGCKLSHSTIHRARKKFRSDMAAKLKDGLKNQDNFVLHWDGKILPDIVGTEKVDRLPIIISSSGSEQLLGVPKMKSGTAKNQADAIVKILFDWGISRKIVGLSFDTAAVNTGIHGGTCKLIEDELEKKLVYLPCRHHIFEIVLKKLFEIYWPVSSGPNVPIFLRFKNKWSNFNTSNYTPGILDPIILNALEDVKEETVTFITNQLQVRL